The Brassica napus cultivar Da-Ae chromosome C7, Da-Ae, whole genome shotgun sequence genomic interval acatttataactttttcattaactttaacaaaaaaaaacaaacgattaactaatctaaacttaaaacatcaactctaaatcctaatgttttagggtttagggttaatttttttagggtttagggtttagggttaatttttttagggtttagggtttagagtttactttttagggtttagggtttagtgttgatagtttagggtttagtgttgatggtttagggtttagagttgaagtttagggtttagagttgaaggtttagggtttagggtttagagttgatggtttagggtttagagttgaagtttagggtttagggtttagagttgatgtttcggagtttagggtttagagttgatgtttcagggtttagggttcgtttttaaaaaaaatagggtttaggattgatggtttagggttttgggttcgtatttcaaaacACAATAGagttaggattgatggtttagggtttatagttgagttttatggtttaaggtttgaatttcaaaatagtataattcgataaaatgttaaaaaaattattttttatttttttagatttttatttatttaaatatttattattatatatataaaaaacaagggcataagagtattttaccacttaatgaaaaaaatatttttgaaaatgtctttttattggtggtaaaaatgaaaagtggtagtaTAAAAGTGGTAGACTTGTAATTTACTCTAGAATATTATATAAAGGTTTAACTGACGGCTCACAtcttttttcatatttaaatcaGTATTAATATCAATCaggggaaaaaaaaataatattcatcaCTTATTACTGTAAAATTGAAAGTCAAGGCTTGAAGAGAATCTCGATGGCTTCAAAAAAGAGTGGAGTGATCTCAGGGGTTGGAGTCTTGACTGCACATTTGAAACCGGGTTTACCCACCATGGCCGTTAGTTCGATCTACGCCTCTTGGGAGTTTGGCTGATAGATAGAGCACGTATTAGCTTCCGTTCTTAAGCTTTGatatgaagaacatgtttgacGCGGCAAGCAGTCAAGTGTTGATTCCACCCTCGTGATTGTTATCCCGGGGAAGTCCTCATTTGAGTCTGGTAGAGACCTCCatgtctaaataaaaaaatggtttaTATCTTTAGTCAGCAAAATTATAATCTACGGTGAGTTATAGAGCACATGACGGCTCCAAATCAGTCACTAAGTAGTAAATAATCTCAATATCGAAAACCCTTTTCTACTTTTTCTCAGTCACTAACATGATGATGTGTTAGTGAACTGCTTATCGTATATTATAGTCCCTTACCTCAAGTAAGGTTTGGCGTTCCATTCTACCATCTTCGTCAATGATGATTCCCAAAATTATCGAGAGTCGATGCCCATTAGAATTGAGTCTAAGAATATGTTTACAGTGTACCACataaaaaatcatttcaaaGAAATTGTTTCTCGCCATCTTTTCGAAACTACCAAAATCGGTGAAATATTATTCAAACGGAATAGAtgagttttttaattttgtgggtcaaaattttgattgataACATTTGTACTTGTTGAACTTGATATATGCACAAACAATGGGACACAATACATAattcaaattacaaaacaaaactttgttttttctttatgttcttttaatgcatataaatatttttgaattagaaAAATTGCATATATGATGAAAATTGCACGAATTGAAATTGGAAGATAATctctagttgtatttttaatgataaatatttaatttaactaaaatatattattatggaaattttgtaaacataaaatagttgggTTAATtggtaattttttataagttgaaGGTACTACTAACaattattaactaaataaaaaaatatatttattttggagtaaaaaatagagtaatacattagagtaaaactcaactccattttggagttacACCATTTTGAAGTAATACATTGGCGTTGCTCTTACAATGCTTATTTCCGGTGACTGCGCGCATGAGACGGCTGCCgctagagagaagagagactaGGGTTTCCTCAGAGAGATCAACATAGAGCCTAATTAAGTTAAGAGAAATTGCATCCTATACATAcaacttttttcttaattaGGTAAATACCCAAAATCCTTCGTAATGGTGCTTTTGCTAGACACTAAAATCTAATGTTATAGGTAGATTGCTAATATTCATATTCTTTTTGTATAATGAGCCAATTGACTCTTAAGTTAAATTCAAAAGAGGCAAAAAGAATTAacgaagagagaaaaaaattgaGGAATAAGACGGTACGGATGGTCTTACCCTGGGTTTGCTATGAACCGGTTTAAAATTGAAACCGGAAATCAATTAGGGCAGTTCAGTAGTGAATGGGTGTGTGTGGAAGGGCATGTTATAAATGAGAGAGGCGCCTTCCACAAACCGCTCTAACTGTATCGAATACTTCTCTCTCGTCCAACTACTACACCATCCTTCCTTATCCGAATCTTCTCAGGGTTTCGGAGGATCTAAACCCCAAAAGTCGCACAAGGTAAGCATTCACGCACGCACGACCTTTTTGAGGATTCGAAGAAAAAAAATCGAGTTTCACCGCTAATGTGACTCTTCTGGTTCTGTGTTGAATTGGTGGCGGTGTATTGTTCAGATGGACAGGTACGAGCGAGTGGCGAAGCCTAAGGATGAGACGCCGATTGCTGAGAACGAGATTCGCATCACCAGTACGGGTAGGGCGCGTAACTGCATCACCTATGCGATGGCTCTTCTTCAGGTATCGTCTTTCTTCCGTGAATCTGAAAATGAACGTGTGTGTGTTGATTCAGTTTCTTCCATGGTTGCGATGACGAATTGGTATGCGTACTGTTATGAATTGGTGTAGAtacgagtttttttttggtaatatatggtattttatacatttaattGCAACTTCAAAAATGCAGATTTCAAGTAATCTGCTAGCATTTATAGAGAAGAATTGAATCATGAATTTGTTTTTCTGAAGAGCAAATTATTGGTTAATCTTTTGCTTCTTTTGATTTACATACCTTTTGagtattaattatgttatttgtGGTGGTTTTATAAACGCCATTGTGTATTTGTTTCTTTGAAATAGGAGAAAGGATCAGATGAAGTTATTTTCAAGGCAATGGGAAAAGCTATCAACAAGAGTGTGACCATTGCTGAGCTCATTAAGGTATGCTTTTGTTTTATCCGTTCCTAATCACAAAATGGAGCGGCTTTATTGTATCTGAACTTTTTTTTACTGTAATATTTGATGCAGAGAAGGATTCCTGGAATCCACCAGCACACATCTATTGGATCCATTGACATAACTGATACCTGGGAGCCTAAAGAGGAAGGCCTTCTTCCGTAAGTCCATTGACTATGTTTGTGCTCTTAGTTTTTTGTCCAGGCCTGTTATTTACTActttcttgttctttttttcttgtgaaGGATTGAGACAACAAGGCATGTGTCGGTGATCACTATAACGCTTTCGAAGAAGGAGCTGAACACATCCGCAGTTGGGTGAGTTCTTAGTGCTtgtttgttttgatattttagttACAGTTACATTGTCTTAAGCACTGGTGCTAATATCTTGTTAAATTATGTTGCAGGTACCAGTATCCAATCCCAATTGAGTTGGTGAAGCCATTTGTTGAGATTGATTACGAAGGAAGAGGTAATCACAGTGACCTTTATAATGGACATTTTCATCCTCCCTGCGATGCTGTCTTTTATATGTTTATCTATTTGTTGTAGTTGGATCACCTAGTGGCAGggcaagaagaggaagaggaaggggaagagGAAGAGGTGGCAGAGGTAGCATTGCTTTAGCAATCTTCTTTCCAAAATCTTAGTTTAATCGGAGCTGTTGAGAAGGGTTCCGTTTTTGTTGATCTGATTGTGGTTTTATGTTTTCTCGGATGAATCAGGGGACGGATATGTTAACGCTGAGTATGATGATGGAAGTATGGAGCCTGAGCGGGTACCTGGGAGAGGAGGACGCGGTGGTCGTGGAAGAGGAGGGTTCAGTGGTCCTCCTCCTTACTACGAAGCTCAACAAGATGGAGGTAATTATGGACGCAACGGTCCTCCTCCACAGCATCATGGGTATGATGATGGAGGTATGGAGCCTGAGCGGCCAtctggaagaggaagagggggcGGGAGAAGAGGTGGTCGTGGAAGAGGAGGTTTTAATGGTCCTCCACGTTATTATGAAGCCCAACAAGACGGAGGAAACTATGGCCACAGTGGTGGTCCTCCACAGGATCATGAGTACGATGATGGAGGCATGGAGCCTGAGCGGCCATCTGGTAGAGGAAGAGGGGGAGGGAGAAGAGGTACTCGCGGTGGTCGTGGAAGAGGAGGTTTCAATGGTCCTCCACAATACTATGAAGCTGAGCATGATGGGGGAGACTACGGATACGGTGCTCCTCATCAGGGCCGTGGTACAATGATGTTTAATCACATTTCTATTTTCTCAATACGCAATATTAACCGTCTTGCCACGAGTTGCTAATGTGAATAAGTTTGTGGAACAGGAGGTGGGCGTGGTAGGGGAGGTCGTGGAAGGGGAGGAGGCCGTGGTGGATTCAACAGATCAAGTGGACCACCGATTCAGGCAGCTGCTTAAGTGATCGTTGAATggattttgttcttttttcttcattCTCTTGACTCTGTCAATCAAATAACAACAAGATGTTCCGTAGCATAATTTCTCTTTCATTTTGCATTTAGGTTATATaatattgttgatttattttatgGATGTTGTCTTTGGGATTTCTCCAGTTTTTGTTCACTCGTaagaattttccagttttgtctctgtttttgaGTGTTGGAATTTATGGTATTTGGTTTGCTGGCACGAGACATGGAGTCTGCAAATTACACACGTTCTTTGTTTTACTCTTCACCAATAAGCAATCCGAATTTTCAACGTATTCTGGCGTTACAGTTTATCACTTACACGTAGTATTTTCATCTTTCAAGAAAAATGTTCAAAAGTACAGTATTTGTATATCCAGTTATTCAAGCCTAAACAGACGAGCAAAAAAATATGGAGACAGTAATAGTATATGCTGACTGATTGTATTTTGGAATACGCGAAGAAGGCCCACTAATTTAACAAACTAAGGGCCCGTACGTGGGAAGCCATGTTAAAAAAGATAtcgccgttgccggggatcgaacccgggtcacccgcgtgacaggcgggaatacttaccactatactacaacgacACATGTTGCTCACTGTTATCattgaatatatttaaataaattattagaaagcTTTTCTTGAACAAAGAGAAAAAtacttttggaaaaaaaaaaaaaaaaggctctACGCAGCAGCACTATAGTTTCATCTTCAAATAAAtctgattcatcatcatcaccggtATCTCCTAGGCGAATTCTGTTCGGTCAACTCAGTAAGCTCTATCTCTGACTTGTTCATTCAGCTAAACGCTAGTTACTTCAAACGATCCCGTATGATCTCTACAGCTTAGTTGGCACTTCCGCATAACCCTAACCTAATCTTCTTTCCGTCTTTGTGAAGAGCAACGTGATTTGGGCAAAGATGGCTCAGGACGTCGAAATGAAAGATAACCACACCCCTTCTCAATCCACGATGCAGCGTGCGTGAATCTCGACCTGGGTTTCGAATTTTGAATGCTTCCACTCCCAAATTTCACAccttttttggttttcttcttctttgatttaTTTCCAGATTTGAAGGAGATAGCAGACTTGATCGATACTGGCTCGTATACGAAGGAAGTCCGCCGTATTGCTCGTGCTGTGCGGCTAACTATTGGTCTCAGGCGAAAACTCACCTCCTCCGTGTTAACTTCTTTCCTCGATTTCGCTTTGGTTCCAGGATCCGAACCCCACTCTCGCCTCTCTTCCTTTACTCCCAAGGTACTATGGGGTTCTATTTACTTCTTGATTTTGATACTATTATGCAATGTTCAATAAATACTTAGgagctttatatatttttgagcatctagaccatttttttttattatttaggtCCGATTTGACCGATTTTTAAAACACTTGTTCcaattagagcatgattaatggggtTCTTAGGCTgggattcttatattccgccAAGAACCCCGCCCTAAAAACcgccattaatcatgctcttaggttCGCGCTAATGATGATTATGATCTCTTTAGTTGTTGTGAATGACATGGAAGTTGAAACTGAAGTATTGTACTTATAATGGTTTAGGGTGATGAACATGACATGGAAGTTGATACGGCTACATCTGCTACACAACCTCCTTCTAAGAACCTACCTTCTGAGCTCGAGATCTACTGCTACTTcattgttcttctttttctgaTTGATCAGAAGAAGTACCCCGAGTTTACTCCTGCTGCTGACTCTTGATGAGTTAATATTTATGATATGGTTTAGTTTCATGAGTTTCTTTTCGGTCGGCTCTTAGGCTAAACCTTGTTCTTCAGCAAGCATTGCTCGTCTCAAGAACTTTAACAGATGAACCATCGATGTGATTGCTTCAAGACTCTATGTTTACTATTCCTTGAGCTACGAACTAAATCCGCGGGTTAGTTGTAGTTCACAGACAggttgtttttagttttttcttaaCTTGGTTCTACCCATCTTAGTACTAATCAGTAGTTTAACTGTTAATTCTCTGGTTCATTTGTTTA includes:
- the LOC111213482 gene encoding heterogeneous nuclear ribonucleoprotein A1 produces the protein MREAPSTNRSNCIEYFSLVQLLHHPSLSESSQGFGGSKPQKSHKMDRYERVAKPKDETPIAENEIRITSTGRARNCITYAMALLQEKGSDEVIFKAMGKAINKSVTIAELIKRRIPGIHQHTSIGSIDITDTWEPKEEGLLPIETTRHVSVITITLSKKELNTSAVGYQYPIPIELVKPFVEIDYEGRVGSPSGRARRGRGRGRGRGGRGDGYVNAEYDDGSMEPERVPGRGGRGGRGRGGFSGPPPYYEAQQDGGNYGRNGPPPQHHGYDDGGMEPERPSGRGRGGGRRGGRGRGGFNGPPRYYEAQQDGGNYGHSGGPPQDHEYDDGGMEPERPSGRGRGGGRRGTRGGRGRGGFNGPPQYYEAEHDGGDYGYGAPHQGRGGGRGRGGRGRGGGRGGFNRSSGPPIQAAA